A single genomic interval of Phocoenobacter uteri harbors:
- the trmJ gene encoding tRNA (cytosine(32)/uridine(32)-2'-O)-methyltransferase TrmJ, whose product MDSILKQIQVVLVETSHSGNIGSAARAMKTMGLSQLRLVNPLQPIDEQAIALSAGAKDVLEQAQTFATFDEAIADCQLVVGSSARLRHLQSTLVNPRKGGEIVMTQAQQGKIAVVFGRERVGLTNDELLKCHYHLNVPTNPEYGSLNLAMAVQLICYEIRNAYLELENLQKIEKKQPLVEYPTAQSLEYFFQHTEKVYRALGFIKNDAMMPKIRRLYQRTHLETTELNILRGMLSAIENHRNK is encoded by the coding sequence ATGGATAGTATTTTAAAACAAATTCAAGTGGTGTTAGTGGAAACCTCCCACAGTGGTAATATTGGTTCAGCTGCACGAGCAATGAAAACAATGGGGTTGTCGCAATTACGTTTAGTCAATCCTTTACAACCAATAGATGAGCAAGCGATAGCGTTATCTGCAGGGGCAAAAGATGTTTTAGAACAAGCTCAAACTTTTGCAACGTTTGATGAAGCGATTGCAGATTGTCAGTTAGTAGTTGGTAGTAGTGCAAGATTACGTCATTTACAATCAACCCTTGTTAACCCTAGAAAAGGGGGAGAGATTGTTATGACGCAGGCTCAACAAGGGAAGATTGCTGTTGTTTTTGGGCGGGAGCGAGTTGGTTTAACCAACGATGAGCTATTAAAATGTCATTATCATTTGAACGTGCCGACTAATCCTGAATATGGTTCACTAAATTTAGCAATGGCTGTTCAGTTGATTTGTTATGAAATTAGAAATGCTTATCTTGAATTAGAAAATTTGCAAAAAATAGAAAAAAAACAACCGCTTGTAGAGTATCCTACGGCACAATCTCTAGAATATTTTTTCCAACATACAGAAAAAGTGTATAGAGCCTTAGGTTTTATAAAAAACGATGCTATGATGCCCAAAATTCGTCGTTTATATCAGCGAACTCACTTAGAAACGACGGAATTAAATATTCTAAGAGGTATGTTAAGTGCCATAGAAAATCATAGAAATAAGTGA
- a CDS encoding sigma-E factor negative regulatory protein: MQQNENLSAYIDGEQVEGNLAEALCSSPELQQKWQSYHAVRSVMRGENVILGNDFSMKMEALLEKEEIKMQPKGIVLTLKRWSTPLIQVGVAASVCFAVVLGVNTMNLNNDDEFVQDQLILQTLPFTDSIQQVSLNLQEEIQKIEDEKKKQEELKKELDELDKVQQ; encoded by the coding sequence ATGCAACAGAATGAGAACCTTTCTGCTTATATAGATGGGGAACAAGTAGAAGGTAACCTTGCTGAAGCGTTATGTTCGTCACCAGAATTACAACAGAAATGGCAAAGTTACCATGCAGTTCGTAGTGTAATGCGGGGCGAAAATGTTATTTTAGGTAATGATTTTTCTATGAAAATGGAAGCATTACTTGAAAAAGAAGAGATAAAAATGCAGCCTAAGGGTATTGTGCTGACACTAAAACGTTGGAGTACACCTCTAATTCAAGTTGGGGTTGCTGCGTCAGTATGCTTTGCTGTTGTTCTGGGCGTGAATACAATGAATCTGAATAACGATGATGAGTTTGTTCAGGATCAACTTATATTACAAACCTTGCCTTTTACGGATAGCATTCAGCAAGTGAGTTTGAATCTTCAAGAAGAGATACAGAAAATTGAAGATGAGAAGAAAAAGCAAGAAGAGTTGAAAAAAGAGCTAGATGAATTAGATAAAGTTCAACAATAA
- the rpoE gene encoding RNA polymerase sigma factor RpoE, producing MSEQKTDQELVELAQQGNKMAFNLLVVRYQNRVAGLLTRYIPQDDIPDIVQESFIKAYRALNSFRGESAFYTWLYRIAVNTAKNHLTALGRRPPREDILAEDAESYDSGTYLREADTPENLVLSEELKRVVFETIDNLPDELRSAITLRELEGLSYEEIAEVMECPVGTVRSRIFRAREAIDAKIKPLMQ from the coding sequence ATGAGTGAACAAAAAACCGATCAGGAACTGGTTGAACTTGCACAACAAGGAAATAAGATGGCATTTAACTTGCTGGTTGTTCGTTATCAAAATCGAGTTGCTGGATTACTCACTCGTTATATTCCACAAGATGATATTCCTGATATCGTTCAGGAGTCGTTTATCAAGGCTTATCGTGCCTTAAACTCTTTTCGTGGAGAGAGTGCTTTTTATACTTGGCTTTACCGTATTGCAGTGAATACAGCGAAAAATCACTTAACGGCATTAGGACGTCGTCCTCCTAGAGAAGATATTTTAGCCGAAGATGCGGAAAGTTATGATAGTGGAACGTATTTAAGAGAAGCAGATACACCAGAAAATTTGGTGTTATCAGAAGAATTGAAAAGAGTGGTTTTTGAAACGATAGATAATTTACCTGATGAGCTTAGAAGTGCAATTACGTTGCGTGAGCTTGAAGGACTAAGTTATGAAGAAATAGCAGAAGTGATGGAATGCCCTGTGGGAACGGTTCGTTCTCGTATTTTCAGAGCAAGGGAAGCGATTGATGCTAAAATCAAACCGTTAATGCAATAA
- the sohB gene encoding protease SohB, producing MWKEVLLNYGIFLLELLTVFGVIIAIVMMVLESKKQSQQGEISITNLTEKYKESKKALSQFFLTEAEQKAQEKAEKKAQKEKAKADKKRLKLAKKSKAKNSEQAELEEAQEESVKSRLFVVNFNGDVMASGVDCLRKEIDAIVTLARPEHDEVLLKLESPGGVVHGYGLAASQLVRLKERNIPLTITVDKVAASGGYMMACVADKIISAPFAVLGSIGVVAQVPNIHRLLKKHDVDVDVMTAGEYKRTVTLMGENTKTGKKKFQQELEETHTLFKQFVNQYRPQLDIEKVATGEHWFGKQALELNLVDEIATSDDVILTMIEQKDVIEVKFTQKKNVLKRFGIELEQSAERLITKLLNKSGSSML from the coding sequence ATGTGGAAAGAAGTTTTATTAAACTACGGTATTTTCTTATTGGAATTATTAACCGTATTTGGTGTGATCATTGCGATTGTAATGATGGTATTAGAAAGCAAAAAGCAGAGTCAGCAGGGCGAGATTTCTATTACGAACTTAACTGAAAAATATAAAGAGAGTAAAAAAGCCCTTAGCCAGTTTTTCCTAACGGAAGCTGAGCAGAAAGCGCAGGAGAAAGCTGAGAAAAAAGCCCAAAAAGAGAAAGCAAAAGCGGATAAAAAACGCTTAAAATTAGCGAAAAAATCAAAAGCTAAAAATTCAGAACAAGCTGAATTAGAAGAAGCACAAGAAGAAAGTGTGAAATCTCGTCTTTTTGTGGTTAATTTCAATGGTGATGTAATGGCAAGTGGTGTAGATTGTTTGCGTAAAGAAATTGATGCAATCGTCACCCTTGCAAGACCTGAACACGATGAAGTATTATTGAAATTAGAAAGCCCTGGTGGTGTGGTTCACGGTTACGGTTTGGCAGCGTCACAACTAGTGCGTTTAAAAGAGCGTAATATTCCATTAACCATTACAGTTGATAAAGTGGCTGCAAGTGGTGGCTATATGATGGCGTGCGTAGCGGATAAAATTATTTCAGCACCATTTGCGGTGTTAGGCTCAATCGGTGTGGTGGCACAAGTGCCAAATATTCATCGTTTGTTGAAAAAACACGATGTTGATGTGGACGTGATGACCGCGGGCGAATATAAACGCACTGTGACTTTAATGGGTGAAAATACCAAAACAGGCAAGAAAAAATTCCAGCAAGAATTAGAAGAAACCCACACTTTATTTAAACAGTTTGTCAATCAATACCGTCCACAGTTAGACATTGAAAAAGTGGCAACAGGCGAGCATTGGTTTGGTAAACAAGCATTAGAACTAAATTTAGTTGATGAAATTGCAACGAGCGATGATGTGATTTTAACGATGATTGAACAAAAAGACGTGATTGAAGTGAAATTTACGCAAAAGAAAAATGTGTTAAAACGTTTTGGGATTGAGCTTGAACAGAGTGCTGAACGTTTAATTACGAAGTTGTTGAATAAATCGGGTTCGTCAATGCTGTAG
- the folC gene encoding bifunctional tetrahydrofolate synthase/dihydrofolate synthase has product MTVTCYPTATDSLDTWLSYLETSHSKAIDLGLERIKSVACTLDLLKPAPYVITVAGTNGKGSTCKFLETALLKAGKRVGVYSSPHLMRYNERVRINGELLDDDAHIRSFVKITKNKTASLSYFEYSTLSALDLFKQANLDVVILEVGLGGRLDATNIVDPDFAVITSIDIDHIAFLGDNREDIGREKAGIFRKNIPVVIGERDCPNSIIEQIKSLQCHAFFCGKEFQYSINGEYFEWQSNNIHFDNLALPKIPYPNVATALAVLTQLPFDISEQIIRETVSETELTGRFQFLKLQDFANFSKKQPLAQVIIDVGHNPHATRYLSERLSQIKQPNQKIYAIFSALEDKDLAGIVEPLKTIVDEWHCVTLDCFRGQRSQIILEKIAKIIPNMTAYSYENMDVATEKVFDLATEKDIVLVFGSFHTVSDFLLTIKQ; this is encoded by the coding sequence ATGACAGTAACGTGTTATCCAACAGCCACGGATTCTTTGGATACGTGGCTTTCCTATTTAGAAACCAGTCATAGTAAAGCGATTGACTTAGGCTTAGAGCGTATTAAATCAGTAGCTTGTACCTTAGATTTGCTTAAACCTGCACCTTATGTGATTACTGTCGCGGGGACAAATGGCAAAGGATCAACCTGTAAATTTTTAGAAACCGCCTTACTTAAAGCAGGCAAGCGAGTGGGGGTATATTCTTCGCCACACTTAATGCGTTACAATGAGAGAGTACGAATCAATGGTGAATTGTTAGATGATGATGCACACATTCGCTCTTTTGTAAAAATCACTAAAAATAAGACCGCTTCATTAAGCTATTTTGAATACAGCACGCTTTCTGCCTTAGATTTATTCAAACAGGCAAATTTAGATGTGGTGATTTTAGAAGTAGGGCTTGGTGGGCGCTTAGATGCGACGAATATTGTCGATCCTGATTTTGCGGTGATTACCTCTATTGATATCGATCATATTGCATTTTTAGGGGATAACCGAGAAGATATTGGGCGAGAGAAAGCGGGTATTTTTAGAAAAAACATTCCTGTTGTGATTGGTGAGAGGGATTGTCCAAACAGCATTATTGAACAAATAAAATCGCTACAGTGTCACGCCTTTTTTTGTGGTAAAGAGTTTCAATATTCAATCAATGGTGAGTATTTTGAATGGCAATCTAACAACATTCATTTTGATAATTTAGCTTTACCAAAAATTCCTTATCCAAATGTTGCGACAGCCTTAGCCGTTTTAACGCAGTTGCCTTTTGATATCAGTGAGCAAATTATTCGAGAAACCGTGTCAGAAACGGAGCTAACAGGACGTTTTCAGTTTTTAAAATTACAAGATTTTGCAAATTTCTCAAAAAAACAACCGCTAGCACAGGTGATTATTGATGTAGGGCATAACCCCCATGCAACACGTTATTTAAGTGAGCGATTATCTCAGATTAAACAGCCTAATCAGAAAATTTATGCAATATTTAGTGCATTGGAAGACAAAGATTTGGCGGGAATTGTTGAGCCGTTAAAAACTATTGTTGATGAATGGCACTGTGTTACCCTTGATTGTTTTAGAGGGCAACGCAGCCAGATTATTTTGGAAAAAATTGCAAAAATCATTCCAAATATGACCGCTTATTCTTATGAAAATATGGATGTGGCAACAGAAAAAGTCTTTGATCTTGCAACAGAAAAGGATATTGTGCTGGTGTTTGGATCATTTCATACGGTTAGCGATTTTTTATTAACGATTAAACAATAA
- the accD gene encoding acetyl-CoA carboxylase, carboxyltransferase subunit beta, with translation MSWIERILGTKSSSQSSKASIPEGIWTKCTSCQQILYAEDLKRNMQVCPKCDHHMRVPARTRLLNLFDEGSTQEIAAELEPQDILKFKDLKKYKDRLSAAQKQTGEKDALIAMSGTIYDMPAVAAAFDFAFMGGSMGTTVGQKFVLAAEQALEKNVPFICFSASGGARMQEALFSLMQMAKTSAVLARLKEKGVPFISVMTDPTFGGVSASFAMLGDIHIAEPKALIGFAGARVIEQTVRETLPEGFQRAEFLLEHGAIDMIVHRRDMRETLARLVAKMTNQPSPFQKDVLLLDNQIEQNDQMVEEVTE, from the coding sequence ATGAGTTGGATTGAAAGAATTTTAGGTACAAAATCATCATCTCAAAGTAGTAAAGCAAGTATCCCAGAAGGGATTTGGACGAAGTGTACAAGTTGTCAGCAAATTTTATATGCTGAGGATTTAAAACGTAATATGCAAGTGTGTCCAAAGTGTGATCATCATATGCGAGTGCCTGCACGTACTCGTTTGTTAAATTTATTTGATGAAGGCAGTACACAGGAAATTGCAGCGGAATTAGAACCACAAGATATTTTAAAATTTAAAGATTTAAAGAAATATAAAGACCGTTTAAGTGCAGCACAAAAACAGACTGGCGAGAAAGATGCGTTAATTGCAATGTCAGGAACTATTTATGATATGCCAGCTGTTGCTGCGGCCTTTGATTTTGCTTTTATGGGCGGATCAATGGGAACAACCGTAGGGCAAAAATTTGTATTGGCTGCGGAACAAGCTTTAGAAAAAAATGTGCCGTTCATCTGTTTTTCAGCGTCAGGTGGTGCGAGAATGCAAGAAGCGTTATTCTCTCTTATGCAAATGGCGAAAACTAGTGCAGTATTGGCAAGATTAAAAGAAAAAGGTGTGCCTTTTATTTCTGTGATGACCGATCCAACCTTTGGTGGCGTATCAGCAAGTTTTGCAATGTTGGGTGATATTCATATTGCTGAACCAAAAGCGTTAATTGGCTTTGCGGGAGCGAGAGTAATTGAGCAAACGGTGCGTGAAACTTTACCAGAAGGTTTCCAACGAGCAGAATTTTTATTAGAACACGGTGCAATTGATATGATTGTTCATCGTCGTGATATGCGTGAAACGTTAGCTCGATTAGTGGCAAAAATGACTAATCAGCCATCGCCTTTTCAAAAAGATGTTTTGTTACTTGATAATCAAATTGAACAAAACGATCAAATGGTAGAAGAAGTCACCGAATGA
- the rplY gene encoding 50S ribosomal protein L25: MSFTFKAEVRSAQGTGASRRLRHNHQVPAIIYGGSAEAVAITLDHDKVNNAQFEDSFYSEVLTLVVDGKEEKVKVQAIQRHPTKPKLLHLDFKRV; encoded by the coding sequence ATGTCATTTACATTTAAAGCCGAAGTTCGTTCAGCGCAAGGTACGGGTGCGAGCCGCCGTCTGCGTCATAATCATCAAGTTCCTGCAATCATCTATGGTGGAAGTGCAGAAGCAGTTGCGATCACATTAGATCACGACAAAGTAAACAACGCACAATTTGAAGATTCATTTTATAGTGAAGTTTTAACATTAGTTGTTGACGGTAAAGAAGAGAAAGTAAAAGTTCAAGCAATTCAACGCCACCCAACTAAACCAAAATTATTACACTTAGATTTCAAACGTGTTTAA
- a CDS encoding saccharopine dehydrogenase family protein produces MKKNVLIIGAGGVAQVVAHKCAQNNDVLGNIAIASRTLSKCQNIVKDIEARNSLKVPATINCYSLDAFDIEQTKALIQETNSQIVINVAQSFQNMPILEACIQTGVAYIDTAIAEDPEKVCPTPPWYAHYEWKRLDRCKENSVTAILGAGFDPGVVNAYASYGVTLFDEVESIDIIDINAGNHGKYFATNFDPEINFREFTGVVYSWQNSQWQTNQMFEVKRTDDLPVVGVQNSYLTGHEEVHSLAKHLGVPNIRFWMGFGDHYINVFNVLKNLGLLSEKPVKTAEGVEIVPLKVVKACLPDPSSLAPNYTGYTCIGNLIKGKKDGKDKEIFIYNTASHEDSFAEVGSQGISYTAGVPAVAAAMLVATGEWDCLEMRNIEQLDPKPYINLLNKMGLPNRIKDEDGDRELAF; encoded by the coding sequence ATGAAAAAAAATGTTTTAATTATTGGAGCGGGTGGGGTTGCACAGGTTGTGGCACATAAATGTGCTCAAAATAATGATGTGTTAGGTAACATAGCGATTGCCTCTCGTACCCTTTCAAAATGCCAAAATATTGTTAAAGATATTGAAGCTCGCAATAGTTTAAAAGTGCCAGCAACAATCAATTGTTATTCATTGGATGCTTTTGATATTGAACAAACCAAAGCGTTAATTCAAGAAACAAACTCACAAATCGTGATTAACGTGGCACAATCTTTTCAAAATATGCCTATTTTAGAAGCTTGTATTCAAACGGGTGTTGCTTATATTGACACAGCAATTGCAGAAGATCCTGAAAAAGTTTGCCCAACACCACCTTGGTATGCCCATTATGAATGGAAACGCTTAGATCGTTGTAAAGAAAATAGCGTTACCGCTATTTTAGGGGCAGGATTTGATCCTGGTGTGGTAAATGCGTACGCTAGCTACGGCGTAACGCTTTTTGATGAGGTAGAAAGTATCGATATTATCGACATCAATGCGGGAAATCACGGTAAATATTTTGCAACTAACTTTGATCCTGAAATCAATTTTAGAGAATTTACCGGCGTGGTTTATTCTTGGCAAAATAGCCAGTGGCAAACCAACCAAATGTTTGAAGTAAAACGTACCGATGATTTACCTGTGGTCGGTGTGCAAAATTCTTATTTAACTGGACACGAAGAAGTACATTCGCTGGCTAAACATTTAGGTGTACCAAATATTCGCTTTTGGATGGGCTTTGGTGATCATTATATTAACGTATTTAATGTATTGAAAAATTTAGGTTTATTATCAGAAAAACCAGTTAAAACAGCAGAGGGTGTAGAAATAGTGCCACTTAAAGTGGTCAAAGCCTGTTTGCCAGATCCTTCATCATTAGCACCAAATTATACAGGTTATACTTGCATTGGTAATTTAATTAAAGGTAAAAAAGACGGTAAAGACAAAGAAATTTTTATTTATAACACCGCAAGTCATGAAGACTCTTTTGCCGAAGTGGGAAGCCAAGGAATTTCTTATACCGCAGGTGTGCCAGCCGTCGCTGCTGCGATGTTAGTGGCAACAGGGGAATGGGATTGCCTTGAAATGCGTAATATTGAACAGCTTGATCCAAAACCTTATATCAATTTATTGAATAAAATGGGCTTACCAAATCGCATTAAAGATGAAGATGGCGATCGAGAGCTAGCATTTTAA
- the folA gene encoding type 3 dihydrofolate reductase, translated as MKISLIVARTRNKVIGKDNAMPWHLPVDLEWFKQNTLHKPVIMGRKTYQSIGRLLPNRQNIILSRTDFQVEGALSANSLEEGLKIAESLNVAEVMIIGGGELFKQSIPLASSLYLTEIQADIEGDTYFDFDETQWKVAREQWSEIDEKNNHRCHFMQLDKIANK; from the coding sequence ATGAAAATTAGTTTAATTGTTGCTCGAACAAGAAATAAAGTGATAGGTAAAGATAATGCAATGCCGTGGCATTTACCCGTAGATCTTGAGTGGTTTAAGCAGAATACGTTGCATAAACCAGTGATTATGGGACGTAAAACCTATCAATCTATTGGACGATTGTTACCTAATAGACAAAATATTATTTTGTCTCGTACTGACTTTCAGGTTGAAGGTGCATTATCTGCAAATAGTTTAGAAGAAGGCTTAAAAATAGCGGAATCTTTAAATGTGGCAGAAGTAATGATTATTGGTGGTGGTGAATTATTTAAACAAAGTATTCCATTAGCGAGCAGTTTATATTTAACGGAAATTCAAGCTGATATCGAAGGCGATACTTATTTCGATTTTGATGAAACGCAATGGAAAGTAGCACGAGAGCAGTGGTCTGAAATTGATGAAAAAAATAATCACCGTTGCCACTTTATGCAGTTAGATAAAATAGCGAATAAATAA
- a CDS encoding TSUP family transporter encodes MELSIEILTFLFFVALIASFIDAIAGGGGLLTIPALLSVGIPPAMVLGTNKLQSCAGAFSASLYFIRKKAIDFKQIKWILLLSFLGGSAGTILVQNIDVNALKNILPFLILVIAIYFLFSPKLGDEDRKQRIGLTLFGFTVAIGLGFYDGLFGPATGSFLTLAFVSLLGFNLSKAVAHAKILNFASNLAALLFFILGGVVIWKVGFIMMIGQIIGGNLGARMVVTKGKKLIRPLIVTISLLMVAKMLWEQGYF; translated from the coding sequence ATGGAATTAAGCATTGAAATTTTAACATTTTTATTTTTTGTGGCACTTATTGCAAGTTTTATTGATGCTATTGCGGGGGGAGGCGGACTACTCACGATTCCCGCCCTGCTTTCTGTTGGAATTCCACCAGCAATGGTTCTTGGCACAAATAAATTACAAAGCTGTGCGGGCGCATTTTCAGCTTCCTTGTATTTTATTCGCAAAAAAGCTATCGATTTTAAACAGATAAAATGGATCTTGCTTCTTAGCTTTTTAGGGGGATCGGCAGGCACTATTTTAGTACAAAATATTGATGTAAATGCACTTAAAAATATACTGCCTTTTTTAATTTTAGTGATTGCTATCTATTTTTTATTTAGCCCTAAATTAGGCGATGAGGATCGCAAACAACGTATTGGTTTAACGTTATTTGGCTTTACAGTTGCCATTGGATTAGGCTTTTATGATGGTTTATTTGGACCTGCCACAGGATCATTTTTAACTCTTGCATTTGTGTCATTACTTGGGTTTAATCTATCAAAAGCGGTCGCTCACGCAAAAATATTAAATTTTGCCTCCAATCTTGCCGCGTTGCTGTTCTTTATTTTAGGCGGTGTTGTTATTTGGAAGGTAGGATTTATAATGATGATTGGGCAAATTATTGGGGGAAATTTAGGAGCTAGAATGGTCGTTACCAAAGGAAAAAAACTGATTCGACCATTGATTGTCACCATTTCACTGCTTATGGTGGCAAAAATGCTCTGGGAACAAGGTTACTTTTAA
- the nth gene encoding endonuclease III — protein sequence MNKEKRIEILTRLRDQNPHPTTELNYSSPFELLIAVILSAQATDVGVNKATAKLFPVANTPKAILDLGVDGLKEYIKTIGLFNSKANNVIKTCRDLIEKHNGIVPENREALEALAGVGRKTANVVLNTAFGHPTIAVDTHIFRVSNRTKFAMGKDVVKVEEKLLKVVPAEFKVDVHHWLILHGRYTCIARKPRCGSCIIEDLCEYKDKTEI from the coding sequence ATGAATAAAGAAAAACGAATCGAAATATTAACACGTCTGCGAGATCAAAATCCGCATCCAACAACAGAGTTAAATTATAGCTCACCTTTTGAATTATTGATTGCGGTAATTTTATCCGCACAAGCAACGGATGTAGGAGTAAATAAAGCAACGGCTAAGCTATTCCCTGTTGCAAACACACCAAAAGCAATTCTTGATTTAGGGGTGGATGGTTTAAAAGAATATATAAAAACGATAGGGTTATTTAACAGCAAAGCAAATAATGTGATCAAAACCTGTCGCGATTTAATTGAAAAACACAATGGCATTGTACCAGAAAACCGTGAAGCGCTTGAAGCCCTTGCGGGGGTCGGAAGAAAAACAGCCAATGTGGTGTTAAATACGGCTTTTGGGCACCCGACTATAGCAGTTGACACCCATATTTTTCGTGTGAGTAATCGTACAAAATTTGCAATGGGAAAAGATGTCGTCAAAGTAGAAGAAAAATTATTGAAAGTCGTGCCTGCTGAGTTTAAAGTGGATGTGCATCATTGGTTAATTTTGCACGGACGCTACACTTGTATCGCTCGTAAACCCCGTTGCGGTTCTTGTATTATTGAAGATCTTTGTGAATATAAAGATAAAACTGAAATTTAG
- a CDS encoding GAF domain-containing protein — translation MDIKLLDAILGDEDDIISRMANISAFLYEHISDINWVGFYIVRGDVLKVGPFQGKVACSNIPKGKGVCGTAWERLETIVVPDTHQFEGHIACDAASRSEVVIPILDENGEMFAELDVDSPLLDRFSEKEVEFLTQASKLVFYKGEN, via the coding sequence ATGGACATTAAATTATTAGATGCCATTCTTGGCGATGAAGATGACATTATTTCAAGAATGGCAAATATTAGTGCTTTTTTATATGAACATATATCCGATATTAACTGGGTTGGTTTTTATATTGTACGTGGCGATGTGTTGAAAGTAGGGCCTTTTCAAGGCAAAGTTGCTTGTTCTAATATTCCTAAAGGTAAAGGTGTTTGTGGCACGGCGTGGGAGCGTTTAGAAACCATTGTCGTACCAGATACGCATCAGTTTGAAGGACATATCGCTTGTGATGCTGCTTCTCGTTCTGAAGTGGTTATTCCTATCTTGGATGAAAATGGGGAAATGTTTGCGGAACTTGATGTGGACAGTCCACTGTTAGATCGTTTTTCTGAAAAGGAAGTCGAGTTTTTAACACAAGCGAGTAAACTTGTGTTTTATAAAGGAGAAAACTAA